From Anopheles coluzzii chromosome 3, AcolN3, whole genome shotgun sequence, the proteins below share one genomic window:
- the LOC120958178 gene encoding uncharacterized protein LOC120958178, producing MARVTLALAVSLAAYAAYYYVHFAEAQPIGSLVLAVPHSQQQQQPGSSTFDEGTINHLQQQHQRLKDTNVYRARSKMRPHDRKYPGVIGAYQAYRRTVQGPQLIQRNPATADRFADDPAVDEQDQMRFSLEGFLTGARTPTLLNDDEEEEEDEDHEQGGDGLVKRFDDYGHMRFGKRGGEGDQFDDYGHMRFGR from the coding sequence ATGGCACGGGTAACGCTTGCGCTGGCCGTTTCCCTGGCAGCTTACGCGGCCTACTACTACGTGCACTTTGCCGAAGCGCAACCGATCGGATCGTTGGTACTGGCGGTACCAcactcccagcagcagcagcagcccggtTCGTCCACCTTCGACGAGGGCACTATAAATcatcttcagcagcagcaccaacggcTCAAGGATACGAACGTTTACcgagcgagatcgaaaatgcgacCGCACGATCGAAAGTACCCTGGCGTAATTGGTGCCTATCAAGCGTACCGCCGGACTGTACAAGGACCTCAGCTGATACAGCGTAACCCGGCCACAGCGGACCGGTTTGCCGACGATCCGGCTGTGGACGAGCAGGACCAGATGCGGTTTAGCTTGGAGGGTTTTCTAACCGGCGCCAGGACGCCAACACTGCTGAACGatgacgaggaggaggaggaggacgaggatcATGAGCAGGGAGGTGATGGGTTGGTGAAACGGTTCGACGATTATGGCCACATGCGGTTCGGCAAGCGGGGCGGCGAGGGCGACCAGTTCGATGACTATGGGCACATGCGGTTTGGCCGATAA